GATAAATCCCATGTATTTTCGGGAATATCGAGCGTTTCACCACCTACGATGATCGATTTTACGTGAACATAATAGAAAACATCCACGGGCGCCTCGGTCCCACCGACTAAGGATGTGAAATTTAGTTTCGGGTGGTTTAACAAACCCTTATCTTCTCCGAAAATTAACTTACTACTAACACTCGAATTACTATCTCGATCAACAAGACAATACGAAAACGAGTGCCCGTATAACGATTGAAGTTGAGAAGCAAATGATAACGGGCCACGGCCCAGCCCAAGCAACCCAGCCGCACCATGAAACAACCCGCGGTTCCAGTGCCCGCACCCAAACATAACATTCTCAGCCCGAACCTCCTCATGAACCAGTTTAAGTCCATCAACATTCGTCGTTAAATTCACCGTAAAAGTCTCGGTAGCGAAATCACCCGTAGTGTTCGAACTATCACCGTACCAATAAAAGTACGGGCACGATTGGGCTCCCGATTCGGGCTTACACAAACGGGCCGGGTCAGGAGAGGTTACAAGACCACACCGATGATCATTACAACTAATATTTCGATAAGATGATGATTGATTCGGGTCATAATGTGACCCGTTTTGTTCGAAACAATCATAACAAGGTGTACATTGAATCCAATTCAAATCACTACCAGTatcaagtattaaagaaaaatgTTTAGGAGGTGTACCAATAAAAACATCCATAAAATACTCACCGGAGCCTAGGGTTACACCGGACTTTAACGTTCCCATTAATTTTCCGGCGTATGTCTCCATTCCGGCCGGCGACTCTGCTTCAATAACTTTAACTTTTCCAGCGAGATTTTTCTCCTTCTTTTCATGATTCTGTATCGTGTTACGAGTTTTCATTTCTAAGATTCTTTTATGAAGTGTTTGAATTCTGAAAACATCGCTTTCAGCGGAACTGAATAATGATTGTTTGGCCGGAACCGGAGATTGACCGGAAGATCGGTGTTTTAAGTTGAGTTTGACCGATGACGGTTTTGTTTTTTCCGGCAGAGTGAAATCGCAATCCGGTGTAACGCCGTTGAAGCTCGGGTGACTGGGTATTTCAATTCCTGATAGAATTGAAGAAGCATTCGGGTTGAGATTCGGATTCGGGTGCCGATTCGGATTCTGAATATGCTGAGCTTGAAGattgaaaataataaaaaagaATATTAGAAGAAATATAAAGGAGTTTAGCATCATTTTTTGAGAGTGGATGAATGAAACAAACAAGAACAGAACACAAGGGTTTTATGGGTTGTGGATTtggttatggtttttttttttttacaaaaaaaataatgaaattaaaattatTTTAATTGAGATACAAAGAGAATTTGGAGAACGAGATTGTGGAAACGGAGAATGAAGAAATTGGTCTGGCTTTGACTCAAGCAAAAAGAGTTGAAAATAGAAAAGATGAAAGATGGTGTTGTGGGACCTACAAGTAGAGAATTCAACGTTTGCAACTATAATTttgattttaataaataaataatttagaagaataaacaaaataataatggaGGTGATTTTTACACCCTACTTTTTGATCTATTTACACATAAGTTACTATTATACtcttaattatatttaaattaataatataagttcaactccctAGATTAATTTAGAGTATAACTGTGAATTTATGAAACAAAGTGTAGATGAATCAAAAAATGatgtgtgagaatcacctcccaaataatagtaatcatattattactactccgtattatattagatattagatagatattaattataatataattataatttataattacagTTATAATTAGAATTATACAACTATACAGTTGTAACATGATTAATCGAGTTATCTAAGTTATATCAACTGTTTTTTTTAAGGTTCATGTGGCTCGAAATTCATGGAGTCCCGGTTGTTTTTATGTAGGAGAAAATGTGATTTCTGTTGCTAATCATTTTGGTGAGGTGTTGTTTACTTCTAACTGTTCGAATTCGACTGGAAATGGTGGGTCCTTTTTTGTTATTATTGAATCACGTTCGGTGAAGCACAT
This window of the Rutidosis leptorrhynchoides isolate AG116_Rl617_1_P2 chromosome 7, CSIRO_AGI_Rlap_v1, whole genome shotgun sequence genome carries:
- the LOC139857299 gene encoding aspartyl protease family protein 2-like, whose protein sequence is MMLNSFIFLLIFFFIIFNLQAQHIQNPNRHPNPNLNPNASSILSGIEIPSHPSFNGVTPDCDFTLPEKTKPSSVKLNLKHRSSGQSPVPAKQSLFSSAESDVFRIQTLHKRILEMKTRNTIQNHEKKEKNLAGKVKVIEAESPAGMETYAGKLMGTLKSGVTLGSGEYFMDVFIGTPPKHFSLILDTGSDLNWIQCTPCYDCFEQNGSHYDPNQSSSYRNISCNDHRCGLVTSPDPARLCKPESGAQSCPYFYWYGDSSNTTGDFATETFTVNLTTNVDGLKLVHEEVRAENVMFGCGHWNRGLFHGAAGLLGLGRGPLSFASQLQSLYGHSFSYCLVDRDSNSSVSSKLIFGEDKGLLNHPKLNFTSLVGGTEAPVDVFYYVHVKSIIVGGETLDIPENTWDLSPDGFGGTIIDSGTTLSYFADPAYNIIKKSFLEKVKRFPLVHDFPILEPCYNVSGVVDYKKYLPSFGILFNDGAVWNFPVENYFFKLDPEEIVCLAILGTPRSALSIIGNYQQQNFHIMYDTKKSRLGFAPTRCADV